A segment of the Patescibacteria group bacterium genome:
ACTTCGAGGTCCCCCACCCGACCAGCCGCGACAACTTCGTCGTCAGCGTCGGCATCGGGACCAAGAGCCTCGACGACAACGGCTTCGTGACCGACAACATGCCGTTCATCGAGCAGGTCCAGCGGCGGGCACGTCGCCACACCTCCGAGGGAGTGGCGCACGCTATCGGAGACATGACCATCAGCTACCTCGACCGCCGCATCCGTCAGGTCGTGATCGAGGTCAAGAACACTGCCAGCCGCTTCACCCTGAAGCAGCCGAAAGTGCTCGAGCTCGACCCACAGCCCAGCCTGCCGCAAGGGTTCGACACGTTCCGGATCGATGGCCTCTCTGTGGAGGCAGAGCTGAGCGACAACCACGTGTGCGGTGGGTACGACGGCCAGTTCCGCTGCGACCTGAGGTATACTGCCGCCGACGGGAAGAACCGCTCCACCGCGATCACCGACGTGATCCGACGCGCCTTCCAGAGCAAGACCTACACGGCGAGCTGCGAGCAGCTCACCCAGGGCATCGTCTACCAGGCATGCCAGGTCTTGGGCAGCCAGGGGCTCCACGTCATCGGTCGGGTCTACAACCTGACCGGCTACGCCGAGACCCACTGGAACTCCAGGCTCGTGGTACCGGAGATGCCGCGAGAGTCAACCTGTGGCGAGGTGCGCGAGTCCAAGCCGTCCAGGTCCTCGAGCTCCAGCGAACGCAGCATGAGCTGGTGCTGATCAGGCTCTAACGTGGACTCTTCGTTCTTCAACCCAGTGCGTAAGCTCCCATAGCTTATGCATTTTTTATTTAAAATAATTTACCACCTACTAACGCAGTATTTTTATCTGGCACACTTAATGTGACCTTCCCATTTACATCAGGAGTTCCTAGAGTAAGCACTTCAGATTCAAATGGACCAATCTTACGTGGTGGAAAATTAACTACTCCCAACACAAGTTTCCCTATTAGCTCTTCTTTTGAATAAGTACTTACAATCTGGACAGAAGAATTTTTGATTCCTATCTCAGAGCCAAAATCTATTTTTAATTTATATGCAGGCTTCTTTGCTTCTGGGAAATCATTAACTTCTAAGATCTTTCCCACACGAATATCTAGTTTCAAAAAATCATCAATTGTTGCCATAAATAAGTTTGCTAGTTGGTATTTTTGATCTCTTGGCGTATTTCTTCCCACATTCGCCCCATATGATTTTCTCCCTTGCCATCAATTCCATCATCCCAAAATCCATCGCCAGGAGGAGGTGTAACTATATGTTTTACTATTTTCAGATCTCCTGAATCAATAAGTGCTTGGCGTACATCCTGATGCTGATCCACTTTAAGTTTCATGATTTTTTTCATGACACCCAGTTTAAATTCAGCTTGTTTAAATTCTGGAATTTGAAATTCTTTATATTTTGAAGAAACAGTCCAAGCTTTCACAGGGCTCTGTGCAGCTCTTATTTCATCTTTAATCTTTTGATCGGTATAACGCTCACATTGATATACATGTTCTACTGTGGGATATACGACAGCATCAAGTTCGATAACATGAGCTGTATATGGTGAAAAGTAAATATAAAAAATTTCTAATGGGAGCATAAAGTTACGGTAGTTTATGATCAAGATTATTTTTCAACCATACCAACGTATCATATCCATTCAATACCCGATCTTCTTTTTTTACTCCCATAGTTTGTAGGAATTCAAATAACTCATCTTGCACTTTATTAGAATCCTCATCAGTAATCTTTTCTACTTCAACAAACGAGCCCAATCCTTCTACCTCATCAAGACAAATTTCGTAATCCAAATAATTGGTTTTCTGACGAGTCTTTTTTACCTGCACTTCCGGACGGAATCCTAGGAATGTAATAATATCCTGAAGCTGTGATGCATCATTTACTATAATTTCTCGTTCTATAGAACTAAGCTCTTCGCCTTTTTTATAGGTAAAGATAATCTGTCCTTTTGCTTTTCGAATGCGCAGAAAAGAATCTCCTGGACTAAATTGAATAAATGGTCGATCATAATTTATAAAAATAGTATCCTCTTGAGTAACAGGTTCTGAAAGAGTGCAGCCCAAAGCAATAAGGCCTTCTTTAAGTCTTTCAAAATCTCCCACCTTTGCCTTTACTTCGATCTCTTTTTTCATGGAAGTAGTATAGCAAAATAATTCAGGTATAAAAAAAGCACAGAATTACCCGTGCCAACAACCAACAAGAACACTACAGCACGATCACCACGATGGGCACCGTCTTCTGCCACCCGATGACCAGCTTCCACCCCTTGCGGAAGCACACCTTCGACCACGGCCCGGCCGCTCGGAGCAAGCCGTTGACAGTCGGGAACTCGTGAGCGATCGACTGCATCAGCAGCTCGTGGAGGAAAGGCTCCTCCTCGACCAGCTGGTGCATCAGATCCATCTTGCGGGATCCCAGGTGACCACGGCTGTCCAACTGCTCGTTGAGGGTGTTGAGCCGGTTGCACACCCCTCGATAGACGCGGTAGAGCCGGCGGAGGTTCGGCGACATGACGCCGACTTCCACTTCCATGCCCATCATCTCGCGCTTAGGCCCGATGTTGATGTCGGCACCGTGCATGCGCTCGGCGACATTCTGGACCTTGTGGATCTGCGAGAGGGTGAGTTTGATGCACGTCTCCAGCGTCGCGATCTGCTCGCTGACGACCAGCGCGGTGTCGACGGATACCTGCTCGAATGGATAGCCGACGAAGTAGTTGTCGTTGGGGATGATCGTAAGGTCGACCATCCGAAACAACAACAAGGTCCGCTGTTGCCACGTGAGATTCTCCCGAAGACGCAGCAGAAGCTGATCCATCGCCTGGGTCATCACCCGCTTCCTCGGCA
Coding sequences within it:
- a CDS encoding tRNA-binding protein is translated as MATIDDFLKLDIRVGKILEVNDFPEAKKPAYKLKIDFGSEIGIKNSSVQIVSTYSKEELIGKLVLGVVNFPPRKIGPFESEVLTLGTPDVNGKVTLSVPDKNTALVGGKLF
- a CDS encoding NADAR family protein; the encoded protein is MLPLEIFYIYFSPYTAHVIELDAVVYPTVEHVYQCERYTDQKIKDEIRAAQSPVKAWTVSSKYKEFQIPEFKQAEFKLGVMKKIMKLKVDQHQDVRQALIDSGDLKIVKHIVTPPPGDGFWDDGIDGKGENHMGRMWEEIRQEIKNTN
- the cyaB gene encoding class IV adenylate cyclase, whose protein sequence is MKKEIEVKAKVGDFERLKEGLIALGCTLSEPVTQEDTIFINYDRPFIQFSPGDSFLRIRKAKGQIIFTYKKGEELSSIEREIIVNDASQLQDIITFLGFRPEVQVKKTRQKTNYLDYEICLDEVEGLGSFVEVEKITDEDSNKVQDELFEFLQTMGVKKEDRVLNGYDTLVWLKNNLDHKLP